Proteins from a genomic interval of Oscillatoria salina IIICB1:
- a CDS encoding NADAR family protein, giving the protein MTIYFYKVNAPYGCFSNFSPHPIYLENLDWKTVEHYYQAHKYLGSKNEAIISEIRQAATPEEAAALGRNPELSLRDDWEQVKKQVMWKGVLTKFLTHRDIQKILLSTGDEIIVEDSPKDYYWGCGQNRTGMNELGKILMAVRAEIRANFLKESK; this is encoded by the coding sequence ATGACCATTTATTTCTATAAAGTTAATGCTCCTTATGGCTGCTTTTCTAACTTCTCTCCTCATCCAATTTATTTAGAAAATCTTGATTGGAAAACTGTCGAACATTACTATCAAGCGCATAAATACCTGGGGAGCAAAAATGAAGCAATAATCTCAGAAATTCGCCAAGCAGCAACGCCAGAAGAAGCAGCAGCTTTAGGTAGAAATCCGGAACTTAGCTTACGCGACGATTGGGAACAAGTGAAAAAACAAGTAATGTGGAAAGGAGTGCTAACCAAATTTCTAACCCATCGTGACATTCAAAAAATTTTGCTATCTACGGGTGACGAGATCATTGTCGAAGACTCCCCCAAAGATTATTACTGGGGTTGCGGTCAAAATCGAACCGGAATGAATGAATTAGGTAAAATATTAATGGCAGTAAGAGCAGAAATTCGCGCAAACTTTCTCAAAGAATCAAAATAA
- a CDS encoding Sll0314/Alr1548 family TPR repeat-containing protein: protein MNTWLTAPKLICVTLISACTLAVSLGSSPVWAGDPFRTNDVRDIPENTEAAFEAIFKQGDYDRALEYLAIAEKSESSEPLAYAMRASLAYTDQDWETLKDYALKTQQVAESLQSQDSLRGNLYLAVGYFLEGAYKYKIDEQPLAALNQLQKVFAFLDEAEKNAPEDPELNLLKGYMELLLAVNLPFSAPEQAIEKFQRNAAPEYLVNRGIAVAYRDLNQHDKALDFVNRALTATPDNPELFYLKAQILLEKGQDENNLSFLQQAVAYFDRSLAKAEQLPSSLVKQIERERRKAQTEVEEID from the coding sequence ATGAATACTTGGCTAACTGCACCTAAACTTATCTGTGTTACCTTGATTAGCGCTTGTACTCTCGCTGTGAGTCTGGGGAGTAGCCCCGTATGGGCTGGAGATCCTTTTCGCACTAACGATGTTCGTGATATTCCAGAAAATACCGAAGCAGCTTTTGAGGCAATTTTCAAACAGGGAGATTACGATCGCGCGCTAGAATATTTGGCGATCGCAGAAAAAAGCGAAAGTTCCGAACCCCTTGCTTATGCAATGCGAGCATCTTTGGCTTACACCGACCAAGATTGGGAAACGCTCAAAGACTACGCTCTGAAAACTCAGCAAGTCGCAGAAAGTTTACAATCCCAAGATAGTTTACGAGGTAATCTTTATCTCGCTGTTGGCTATTTTTTAGAAGGAGCATATAAGTATAAAATAGACGAACAGCCTCTAGCTGCCCTCAACCAATTACAAAAAGTTTTCGCCTTTCTTGATGAAGCTGAAAAAAATGCCCCTGAAGACCCAGAACTCAATTTACTCAAAGGTTATATGGAGTTACTTTTAGCAGTTAATTTGCCTTTTTCCGCTCCAGAGCAAGCTATTGAGAAATTTCAACGAAATGCCGCTCCGGAGTATCTAGTTAATCGCGGGATTGCTGTTGCTTATCGCGATTTAAACCAACATGACAAAGCACTAGATTTTGTTAATCGCGCTTTAACAGCCACACCAGATAATCCAGAATTATTTTATTTAAAAGCACAAATCTTGTTAGAAAAAGGTCAGGATGAAAATAATCTCTCATTTCTCCAACAAGCAGTAGCCTATTTCGATCGCTCTTTGGCAAAAGCAGAACAACTACCCAGTTCGCTTGTCAAGCAGATTGAGCGCGAACGTCGCAAAGCTCAAACAGAGGTAGAAGAAATCGATTAA
- a CDS encoding ABC transporter ATP-binding protein, which translates to MLYLKNLVYHPPATPTPILKKINLELIPQQLGLVIGRSGSGKTTLLEILAGLAEKTDGGVFWRDQELLPLDLQYLAGLVFQFPERHFCGGTILEELRLGHPELGSQQIRDTLQEVGLDHLSLSISPNNLSGGQQRRLALAVQLVRQPNLLLLDEPTAGLDWSMRRQLAKLLAKLKEHWTLLVVTHDAGELLQIADRCWLLEEGYLSSIDQEKLLAKNNTASSVISYQ; encoded by the coding sequence ATGCTGTATCTCAAAAACCTGGTTTACCATCCTCCTGCTACTCCTACACCAATCTTGAAAAAAATTAATCTCGAACTGATCCCCCAGCAGTTAGGATTAGTCATTGGTCGCAGTGGTTCTGGAAAAACAACTTTACTGGAAATTTTGGCAGGATTAGCTGAAAAAACTGATGGTGGTGTTTTCTGGCGCGACCAAGAACTTCTACCTCTAGATTTACAATATTTGGCAGGTCTGGTTTTTCAGTTCCCAGAACGACATTTTTGTGGTGGGACGATTTTGGAAGAGTTACGTTTGGGTCATCCGGAACTGGGTTCTCAGCAAATTAGGGATACTCTCCAGGAGGTTGGACTAGACCATCTTTCTCTGAGTATCTCACCCAATAATCTTAGCGGCGGTCAACAGCGACGACTCGCTTTGGCTGTACAACTCGTCCGTCAGCCTAATTTACTCTTACTCGACGAACCTACTGCTGGACTTGATTGGTCGATGCGTCGTCAGCTGGCGAAGTTATTAGCCAAACTTAAGGAACATTGGACGCTTTTAGTTGTGACTCACGATGCAGGTGAATTATTGCAAATTGCTGACCGTTGTTGGTTACTCGAAGAAGGTTATCTTAGTTCTATTGACCAGGAAAAGCTGCTCGCTAAAAATAATACAGCATCCTCGGTTATCAGTTATCAGTGA
- the rsmG gene encoding 16S rRNA (guanine(527)-N(7))-methyltransferase RsmG — protein sequence MNKEQLSNLSRLPEMEKIWQKTLQWQPEPQQNHLFQQLYEEILSGNSQLNLTRITEAKEFWEKHLWDSLQGIAPLAFADKLHSNVSLEKANLIDIGTGGGFPGIPVAIAVPHCHVTLLDSTAKKITFLNSLLVKLNLPNVKTLTARAEAIGQQPQHREVYDFALIRAVGSVSVCAEYALPLLKIGGIAILYRGNWTDEEQKSLSEAVKQLGGTIESIEGFQTPLSKSIRHCIYLGKRKPSPQKFPRAIGIPTQQPL from the coding sequence ATGAATAAAGAACAACTAAGCAATTTATCTAGGCTACCAGAAATGGAGAAAATTTGGCAAAAAACTCTTCAATGGCAGCCAGAACCACAACAAAATCATTTATTTCAACAGCTTTATGAAGAGATTTTATCGGGTAATAGCCAACTAAATCTTACCCGTATTACTGAAGCAAAAGAGTTTTGGGAAAAACATCTTTGGGATTCTTTACAAGGGATTGCGCCTTTAGCTTTTGCCGATAAGTTACACTCAAATGTGTCTTTAGAGAAAGCAAATCTGATCGATATTGGGACAGGTGGAGGTTTTCCTGGCATTCCTGTAGCGATCGCTGTTCCTCATTGTCATGTTACTCTACTTGATTCGACTGCGAAAAAAATCACCTTTCTCAACAGTTTGCTTGTCAAGTTAAATCTTCCTAATGTTAAAACTTTAACTGCTAGGGCGGAAGCGATCGGACAACAACCCCAGCATCGAGAAGTTTATGATTTCGCTTTAATTCGGGCTGTAGGTTCAGTTTCTGTATGTGCTGAATATGCGCTACCTTTACTGAAAATCGGCGGTATAGCGATACTTTATCGCGGTAACTGGACAGATGAAGAACAGAAAAGTTTATCTGAGGCAGTTAAGCAACTAGGAGGGACAATCGAATCAATTGAAGGTTTTCAAACTCCCCTCAGTAAAAGTATCCGTCACTGCATCTATCTGGGCAAGCGAAAGCCCAGTCCTCAAAAATTTCCTCGCGCGATCGGTATTCCCACCCAACAACCTTTATAA
- a CDS encoding methyltransferase domain-containing protein, whose protein sequence is MNFVFFVFGLLLGLLAIAIALYLVTSRRYQSAESVANSYDRWTEDGILEFYWGEHIHLGYYDSPPQRKDFLAAKADFVREMVRWGGLDKLPPGTTVLDVGCGIGGSSRILARDYGFSVTGITISPQQVKRATELTPNDLDVKFAVDDAMSVSFPDASFDVVWSIEAGPHMPDKAIFARELLRVLKPGGILVVADWNQRDDRSQPLNLWERPVMRQLLDQWSHPAFASIESFSELLEATGLTEGEVVTADWTEQTLPSWFDSIWQGVARPEGLVRFGLSGLIKSLREVPTILLMRIAFGTGLCRFGMFRAVRANSSAKLTESFSTETLTSKHG, encoded by the coding sequence ATGAATTTCGTATTTTTTGTTTTCGGACTACTGCTAGGACTTTTAGCGATCGCGATCGCACTTTATCTAGTTACCTCTCGCCGCTATCAATCGGCTGAATCAGTTGCCAATTCTTACGACCGATGGACAGAAGACGGTATTTTAGAATTCTACTGGGGGGAACATATTCACCTCGGTTATTATGATTCGCCACCGCAGCGCAAAGATTTTTTAGCAGCAAAAGCTGATTTTGTTCGTGAAATGGTGCGTTGGGGAGGATTAGACAAATTGCCTCCAGGTACCACTGTTTTAGATGTAGGTTGTGGAATTGGCGGCAGTAGTCGCATTTTGGCACGAGATTACGGATTTTCCGTAACTGGTATTACCATCAGTCCTCAACAAGTTAAACGTGCCACTGAATTAACTCCGAACGACTTGGATGTTAAATTTGCTGTCGATGATGCCATGTCTGTTTCGTTTCCTGATGCTAGTTTTGATGTGGTTTGGTCAATTGAAGCCGGTCCCCATATGCCGGATAAAGCAATTTTTGCTCGAGAATTACTGCGCGTTTTGAAGCCCGGAGGTATACTCGTAGTAGCGGATTGGAATCAACGCGACGATCGCTCCCAACCGCTCAACCTTTGGGAACGCCCCGTAATGCGCCAACTCCTTGACCAGTGGTCCCATCCAGCCTTCGCCAGTATTGAAAGCTTTTCTGAACTTCTAGAAGCAACCGGATTAACCGAAGGTGAAGTCGTCACCGCCGATTGGACTGAGCAAACTCTTCCTTCTTGGTTCGATTCTATCTGGCAAGGCGTAGCTCGACCAGAGGGATTAGTGCGCTTTGGACTTTCAGGTTTGATTAAATCTTTGCGAGAAGTCCCAACGATTCTCTTAATGCGCATTGCTTTTGGTACAGGTCTTTGTCGATTTGGGATGTTTCGTGCAGTTCGAGCCAATTCTTCAGCAAAATTAACGGAATCCTTCTCAACTGAAACTCTGACAAGCAAACACGGGTAA
- a CDS encoding ATP-binding protein: MKFRFQITPIWIGLCVIAFLCTLLFNFQSPTAPTTALAKIGDNPPIEITTGWQYRWGDSPVNENGIPLWIEEENETEEWTPLSFPKKLRIPLEQKFIWLQVPFPDRIWPFPSISFQGIPYLLEAYLDERLLYIYHELNSQGELIIKGDKWPIIPLEGDYRDSTIFLRVYAGEAPLLPFGFSGSPTVGSQSDLIKKLIIKDIDRLILGWLFIFCGLFPLLITIFKQVDKIYISFGLLAITIGIYTVTDTEFLLLVFDYPGFWKFLHYASFHLAPAEVCIFFENIFGKGYKSIIRRLWQIDLVYATIAIVLVGIGLFPWSYSFFFTQFFAVSAAIIMMIIAAKTDFQDNQEAKLFTTGFSVFLLSVIHDILIYINLVFFWNLTLYYWGMLIFILFLAFILERRFTKTRQHLQANAIELKAKNEALQKMDKLKDEFLANTSHELRTPLNGIIGIAESLLDGATGQLSESTKYNLSLIISSGKRLTQLVNDLLDFSRLRHQNIILQIKPIGMCEIADVVLTVSQHLIADKKIELINSISPEVPPVDADENRVQQILYNLVGNAIKFTESGKIEVSARVNEPFLIISVSDPGIGIPANKLERIFTAFEQGDGSISRQYGGTGLGLAVTKKLVELHGGEIKVKSTLGKGSIFSFSLPLSADTTALQFFQAADYPQIAKLQAIDSPQVTEDTKITVSLKSSPEGEFKVLIVDDEPVNRQVLINHLSLQNYAVTQTASGVEALNLINNGYQPDLILLDVMMPRMTGYAFCQVIRQSYTAAELPIVLLTAKNQVSDLVEGFDSGANDYLTKPIAKHELLARIKTHIQLSKINLAYGRFVPREFLKFLERESIIDVQLGDQVQKTMTVLFSDIRSFTTISESMSPKQNFDFLNAYLSRVCPVIRSHRGFIDKYIGDAVMALFPDSPDDALQAAIDMQRQVTLYNSQSYAQGYPAISIGIGLHTGNLMLGTIGEKERMESTVISDAVNLASRLEGLTKTYGAKIVVSDRTLFTLPNLQEYSYRFLGRVRVKGKRAPVAVFEVFDSDLPSLKQLKLQTRPDFEQAVVLFHQENYPEATEKFQKLLAANPQDRAVAFYLERCEKVFRSKMSGGWDSAG, encoded by the coding sequence ATGAAATTTAGATTTCAAATCACCCCCATCTGGATTGGGTTGTGTGTAATTGCTTTCCTATGTACATTATTATTTAACTTTCAGTCTCCAACAGCACCCACCACAGCTTTAGCCAAAATTGGTGATAACCCACCAATAGAAATTACCACAGGTTGGCAATATCGGTGGGGCGATTCGCCAGTCAATGAAAACGGAATTCCCCTTTGGATTGAAGAAGAAAATGAGACTGAAGAATGGACTCCACTGTCTTTTCCCAAAAAATTGAGAATCCCTCTCGAACAAAAATTTATCTGGTTACAAGTTCCTTTTCCCGATCGAATTTGGCCCTTTCCAAGCATTTCTTTTCAAGGTATACCTTATCTATTAGAAGCATACCTTGACGAGCGACTGCTTTATATTTATCACGAACTAAACTCTCAAGGTGAACTAATAATTAAAGGTGATAAATGGCCGATTATTCCTCTCGAAGGTGACTATCGCGACTCTACTATCTTTCTCAGAGTTTACGCTGGCGAAGCTCCTTTACTACCCTTTGGTTTCTCTGGTAGTCCAACCGTAGGCTCTCAATCAGATTTAATTAAAAAATTAATTATTAAAGATATCGATCGCCTAATTTTAGGTTGGTTATTTATCTTTTGTGGTTTGTTTCCTTTATTGATTACAATATTTAAGCAAGTAGACAAAATTTATATTTCTTTTGGCTTATTAGCTATAACTATTGGCATTTATACTGTCACCGATACCGAATTTTTGCTGCTAGTTTTTGATTATCCTGGTTTTTGGAAATTTTTGCACTATGCTTCATTTCACTTAGCACCAGCCGAGGTTTGTATCTTCTTTGAAAACATTTTTGGTAAGGGCTACAAATCCATTATTCGTCGCTTGTGGCAAATTGATTTAGTTTATGCTACGATTGCGATTGTTTTAGTGGGAATTGGTTTATTTCCTTGGAGTTACTCGTTTTTTTTCACCCAGTTTTTTGCTGTCAGTGCTGCCATAATCATGATGATAATTGCAGCCAAAACTGATTTTCAAGATAACCAGGAAGCAAAATTATTTACCACAGGTTTTTCAGTTTTTTTGCTCTCAGTAATTCACGACATCCTGATTTACATCAATTTAGTATTTTTCTGGAATTTAACTTTATATTATTGGGGAATGCTCATTTTCATCCTCTTTTTAGCATTCATCCTCGAACGTCGCTTCACCAAAACGCGCCAGCATTTGCAAGCTAATGCAATTGAATTAAAAGCCAAAAACGAAGCTTTGCAAAAAATGGATAAATTAAAAGATGAATTTTTAGCTAACACTTCTCACGAATTGCGAACTCCTTTAAATGGTATTATTGGTATTGCTGAATCCTTATTAGATGGGGCAACGGGACAGTTATCTGAATCAACTAAATACAATCTTTCTTTAATTATTTCCAGTGGAAAAAGATTAACGCAACTAGTAAACGATTTGCTTGACTTTTCCCGCTTGCGCCATCAAAATATTATCTTGCAAATTAAACCAATTGGGATGTGCGAAATTGCTGATGTAGTTTTAACCGTTTCTCAACATTTAATTGCGGATAAAAAGATAGAATTGATTAACAGCATATCTCCAGAAGTGCCGCCAGTAGACGCAGATGAAAATCGAGTTCAACAAATACTTTATAACTTGGTTGGTAATGCTATTAAATTTACAGAAAGCGGTAAAATTGAAGTTTCTGCACGAGTCAATGAGCCATTTTTAATTATCAGTGTTAGCGATCCGGGAATTGGGATTCCAGCAAACAAATTAGAGCGGATTTTTACGGCTTTTGAACAAGGTGATGGTTCAATTTCTCGACAATACGGCGGTACGGGTTTGGGTTTGGCTGTAACTAAAAAATTAGTTGAATTACACGGAGGTGAAATTAAAGTAAAATCTACTCTCGGTAAAGGTTCAATATTTTCTTTTAGTTTACCTTTATCTGCTGACACAACCGCATTACAATTTTTCCAAGCAGCAGATTACCCACAAATAGCTAAATTACAAGCAATAGATTCACCGCAAGTTACCGAAGACACAAAAATAACTGTTTCTCTAAAATCTTCTCCAGAGGGAGAATTCAAAGTTTTAATTGTTGATGACGAACCAGTTAATCGTCAGGTACTTATCAACCATCTTTCTTTGCAAAATTACGCAGTAACTCAAACAGCTAGTGGTGTCGAAGCCCTAAATTTAATTAATAATGGCTATCAACCCGATCTGATTTTATTAGATGTGATGATGCCGAGAATGACGGGTTATGCTTTTTGTCAAGTAATTCGTCAAAGTTATACAGCCGCAGAATTGCCGATAGTTTTGTTAACAGCAAAAAATCAAGTTAGCGATTTGGTTGAGGGTTTTGATTCTGGTGCAAATGATTATTTAACTAAACCAATTGCTAAGCATGAATTGTTAGCGAGAATAAAAACTCATATTCAATTATCGAAGATTAATTTAGCTTATGGTCGCTTTGTGCCTCGCGAGTTCCTAAAATTTTTAGAGCGAGAAAGTATTATTGATGTACAATTGGGGGATCAAGTACAAAAAACAATGACAGTTCTCTTTTCTGATATTCGCTCGTTTACGACTATTTCCGAGAGTATGTCACCAAAGCAGAACTTTGACTTTCTCAATGCTTATCTCAGTAGGGTCTGTCCGGTAATTCGATCGCATCGCGGTTTTATCGATAAGTACATTGGCGATGCGGTGATGGCGCTTTTTCCCGATAGTCCCGACGATGCGCTGCAAGCGGCGATTGATATGCAAAGACAGGTAACGCTGTATAATTCTCAGAGTTATGCTCAAGGCTATCCCGCTATTTCGATCGGTATTGGCTTGCATACAGGTAATTTGATGCTCGGTACAATTGGGGAAAAAGAGCGCATGGAAAGTACGGTAATTTCCGATGCTGTCAATTTGGCTTCTCGCTTGGAGGGTTTGACCAAGACTTATGGTGCTAAGATAGTCGTCAGCGATCGCACTTTATTTACACTCCCAAATCTCCAAGAATATAGCTATCGCTTTTTAGGTAGAGTTAGAGTGAAAGGAAAAAGAGCGCCTGTAGCTGTGTTTGAGGTTTTTGATAGCGATCTTCCATCTCTCAAACAGTTAAAATTGCAAACTCGTCCGGATTTTGAACAAGCAGTAGTGCTTTTTCATCAAGAAAATTATCCTGAAGCTACAGAAAAGTTTCAGAAACTGTTAGCAGCAAATCCTCAAGATCGCGCAGTTGCTTTTTATCTGGAACGCTGCGAAAAGGTTTTCCGATCTAAAATGTCAGGGGGATGGGATAGTGCAGGTTAA
- a CDS encoding response regulator transcription factor: MMKTVLVVEDSLTDRQFLSGYLQDAGFVVVNTSSVEEAQEKLAQKKPDLIFLDVILPGASGFEFCRELKTNPDTSKIPVVICSTKNTDVDKMWGNMLGANAYLTKPIDPDEIKQTLKQLIGSENK; the protein is encoded by the coding sequence ATGATGAAAACTGTTTTAGTGGTTGAAGATAGCTTAACCGATCGCCAATTTCTCAGTGGCTATTTACAAGATGCTGGTTTTGTTGTAGTTAATACTTCTAGTGTCGAAGAAGCTCAAGAAAAATTAGCCCAAAAAAAACCAGATCTAATTTTTCTCGACGTGATTCTTCCCGGTGCGAGTGGTTTTGAATTTTGTCGCGAATTAAAAACTAATCCGGATACTAGTAAAATTCCCGTAGTTATTTGCTCGACGAAAAATACTGATGTTGACAAAATGTGGGGCAATATGCTGGGAGCAAATGCTTATTTGACTAAACCGATCGATCCTGATGAAATTAAGCAAACTCTCAAGCAATTGATCGGGTCAGAAAACAAGTAG
- a CDS encoding response regulator — protein sequence MTATSSVAPNCLRAHLTPYSENQFTGRVDINSSTGKKWSIYLHYGRVVWAGGGTHPTRRWRRQVALHCPQIAVNSIGLRQTDKYECCYYHVLTLLALRQKLSVEQIVAIIEGTATEILFDILQSIELAGRKSAEDEFRQNPPNQAAIRVEVEAQLSRRPSKHSILPPNCLLEMPKLLTQAEELWETWRRANLTNYSPNHAPSLQQPELLEKQTSKSVYKNLVALVNGKRSLRDLAVFLKQDLVVVTKSLYPYLEQNAIALVEIPDMPGECVVKSEPPATTKSKASTPKLLIACIDDSPQICQTLEEIVTAANYRFVGITEPVQALPMLLKHKPDFIFLDLVMPIANGYEICAQIRRVSAFQEVPVIILTSHDGVVDRVRAKMVGASDFLTKPIDPTKLLATIRKHQLASRSHSKAV from the coding sequence ATGACAGCAACATCTTCAGTTGCGCCTAATTGTCTCAGAGCGCATCTTACCCCTTACAGCGAAAATCAATTTACTGGCAGAGTAGATATTAACTCCTCAACGGGCAAAAAATGGAGCATCTATCTGCACTATGGTCGTGTGGTTTGGGCGGGTGGTGGAACTCATCCGACGAGACGGTGGCGCAGACAAGTAGCGCTACACTGTCCTCAAATTGCTGTTAATAGCATCGGTTTGCGACAAACAGATAAGTATGAATGCTGCTATTATCATGTACTGACGTTGTTAGCTTTGCGGCAAAAACTATCAGTGGAGCAAATCGTTGCGATTATTGAAGGTACGGCAACGGAAATTTTGTTTGATATTCTCCAAAGTATCGAATTAGCTGGTAGGAAATCAGCAGAGGATGAATTTAGGCAAAACCCACCAAACCAAGCAGCCATTAGGGTAGAAGTGGAAGCTCAATTGAGTAGGCGTCCCTCCAAGCATAGCATTTTACCTCCTAATTGCTTACTGGAAATGCCAAAATTATTGACTCAAGCCGAGGAACTTTGGGAAACTTGGCGGAGAGCAAATTTAACTAACTACTCGCCTAACCATGCTCCAAGTTTACAACAACCAGAGTTACTGGAAAAGCAAACCAGTAAAAGTGTTTACAAAAATCTTGTTGCCTTGGTCAATGGTAAACGTAGCCTGAGAGACTTAGCAGTGTTCCTCAAACAAGATTTAGTGGTAGTGACGAAGTCTCTTTATCCTTACCTAGAACAAAACGCGATCGCCTTGGTAGAAATACCAGATATGCCTGGTGAGTGCGTTGTGAAAAGTGAACCTCCGGCAACTACGAAATCAAAAGCCTCAACGCCAAAGCTTTTAATCGCTTGCATCGACGACAGTCCCCAAATTTGTCAAACTTTAGAAGAAATTGTCACAGCAGCAAACTATCGTTTTGTCGGTATTACTGAACCAGTTCAAGCTTTACCAATGTTGCTGAAACACAAGCCAGATTTCATCTTTTTAGATTTAGTGATGCCGATCGCTAACGGTTACGAAATCTGCGCTCAAATTCGTCGGGTTTCCGCTTTTCAAGAAGTTCCTGTCATTATCCTCACCAGTCATGATGGAGTAGTGGATCGCGTGCGAGCTAAAATGGTTGGTGCTTCTGATTTTCTGACCAAACCTATCGATCCTACCAAACTCCTAGCAACTATTCGCAAGCATCAACTTGCCTCAAGAAGTCATTCTAAAGCGGTTTGA
- a CDS encoding response regulator, with the protein MTIAESPTCKKFCSQLTACANKQYTGRLDIENQTKQKWSLYLSFGRLAWATGGVHPVRRWRRQLARCCPQKKVNNISLRHTDEFECWDYHLMMLWVKREEIDQRSLIAVIRGIVTEVLFDIFQSIEVSPENGDSESGDRHFNSLPNILPGEVTAATFQIKIQAGVRPSNTGILPPSWMLEVESALTLVENAWEKWSLMGLNNCYPNLAPTIDKPEILQKQVSNKVYANLTTAIDGKRTLRDLASILKQDLRTLTLSLLPYLRSGAIGLATIPDLPRPKFILPETPQILSSTSNSPLVACVDDSPAVCRIMGKILRQAGYRFLALNDPVQALPNILKHKPDAIFLDLVMPVANGYEICTQIRRVGSFQEVPIIIITGQDGIIDRVRSKLVGASSFISKPIDPHKILTALENFEIKPL; encoded by the coding sequence ATGACGATCGCTGAGTCACCTACCTGCAAGAAATTCTGCTCCCAACTAACAGCCTGCGCCAATAAGCAGTATACAGGCAGGCTAGACATTGAAAACCAAACAAAGCAGAAATGGAGTTTATACTTAAGTTTCGGGCGCTTGGCTTGGGCAACAGGTGGAGTCCATCCAGTTAGACGTTGGCGGCGGCAGTTGGCTCGTTGTTGTCCTCAGAAAAAAGTTAATAATATTAGCTTACGTCACACAGACGAGTTTGAATGCTGGGATTATCACTTAATGATGCTTTGGGTAAAGCGCGAAGAAATTGACCAAAGATCCCTAATCGCAGTTATCCGTGGTATTGTCACTGAAGTTTTGTTTGATATTTTCCAGAGTATCGAAGTGTCCCCAGAAAATGGAGATAGTGAGAGTGGCGATCGCCACTTCAATTCTCTACCAAACATTTTGCCTGGGGAAGTAACAGCAGCAACTTTTCAGATTAAAATCCAAGCAGGAGTACGTCCCTCAAATACAGGGATTTTGCCGCCCTCATGGATGTTAGAAGTAGAATCTGCTTTAACACTGGTAGAGAATGCTTGGGAAAAATGGTCGCTGATGGGTTTGAACAATTGTTACCCCAATTTAGCACCAACGATCGACAAACCAGAAATACTGCAAAAACAAGTAAGTAATAAGGTTTACGCTAATTTAACCACGGCGATCGATGGTAAGCGAACTTTGCGGGATTTAGCTTCGATCCTGAAGCAAGATTTGCGCACTTTAACACTCTCGCTACTGCCTTATCTTCGCTCTGGCGCGATCGGACTGGCAACCATACCTGACTTACCTCGTCCCAAATTCATTCTTCCCGAAACCCCACAAATACTATCGTCTACCTCAAATTCACCATTAGTTGCCTGTGTTGACGACAGTCCCGCAGTTTGCCGGATAATGGGAAAGATCCTTCGTCAAGCTGGTTATCGCTTTCTTGCCCTCAACGATCCAGTGCAAGCGTTACCAAATATCTTAAAACACAAACCTGATGCTATTTTCTTAGATTTAGTCATGCCCGTGGCTAATGGCTATGAAATTTGCACTCAGATTCGTCGAGTGGGAAGTTTCCAAGAAGTACCAATAATTATTATCACCGGTCAGGATGGGATTATCGATCGCGTTCGCTCGAAGTTGGTGGGAGCTTCCAGTTTTATCAGTAAGCCGATCGATCCTCACAAGATACTTACTGCCTTAGAAAACTTCGAGATCAAACCGCTTTAG
- a CDS encoding chemotaxis protein CheW, with translation MKQERAPNLEIINSFEGLFAEVAPPTVREKFLSFYLTKEDTALLPLKEIAGVTKISMGEILPVPDLPSSILGICNWRGEMLPLLDLAAELGFNSPINQGKIWETTLFIVLEVDKRILGLVVADINDLELHDISAIQSPPAGLFPGQILPLLQGYLPESRTMVLKAAKIIERVSK, from the coding sequence ATGAAACAAGAACGAGCGCCAAACCTAGAAATCATCAACAGTTTTGAAGGACTGTTTGCCGAGGTGGCACCCCCAACTGTCAGAGAAAAGTTTTTAAGCTTTTACCTGACGAAAGAGGATACAGCCTTACTGCCTTTGAAAGAAATTGCTGGGGTGACAAAAATTTCAATGGGAGAAATCTTACCAGTACCGGATTTACCTAGTAGCATTCTCGGTATTTGTAACTGGCGTGGAGAAATGTTGCCATTATTAGATCTTGCAGCCGAGTTGGGGTTTAACTCGCCAATTAATCAAGGTAAAATTTGGGAAACGACACTCTTCATTGTGCTAGAGGTTGATAAGCGAATTTTGGGACTGGTAGTTGCAGATATTAACGATCTTGAATTACACGATATCTCAGCAATTCAGTCTCCACCTGCGGGTTTGTTTCCCGGACAAATATTACCATTACTCCAAGGATATTTACCAGAATCGCGAACGATGGTGTTAAAGGCAGCAAAGATAATTGAACGAGTAAGCAAGTAA